AAAAGATACAAGGTATCAGTAATTATATTGACGAACGCCAGGTTGAAATTATAGCCCACAACGAACGGATAAATGCCGACAGAAGTTTACCTATCAACGGACGTAACCTGACGAATGCCGGACTTTACAGAAAATATACCGAGTGGTATTTAAAAAACCACCCCGGCGTACACAAAAATATGACTTTAATGGTACGTCACTTACCACCTACTGATTCCGGAATACCATTTGAGTTATATGTGTTTACCAATACTATCAAATGGGTAAAATACGAAGAGATCATGGCAGATATTTTTGATCATTTGCTCGCTGCCACCAAATATTTTGATCTCCAGATATTCGAAAAAGAGTCGGGTGGAGATATCAAGATATTGGAAATGATCAATAACCGATGAATATGTTGCCCATGATGAAACACATTTTGATCCTGTTCCTAATATTTATTGTTTCATCGACAAATGCTGGGGAGAGGACAAAATTCATGATTTTTGCCGATCTACATCATGATTTGATTCCCGATGGAGAGGATCGTTTACAAGTTGTTGTTAAGCAGGCTCTGAAACAAAAAGCAGATTTTATTATTGACCTGGGAGATTTCGCATTACCTTCATCAAAAAGTTCCGATGTCCGGGAAATACTGGATAAATACCCGGCCAAAGTTTACCATACCCTAGGTAATCACGATGTGGATAAAAACGACAAGCAAACCTATGTTGATTACTGGAACATGCCTGCTCCCTACTATTATTTCGATACAGGAAGTTTTCGTTTCATCATATTAGATTCTAATTTTTTCTTAGATAAAGACAGCATTATAAAACCTTACGAAAAGGGAAATTACGGAAAGGTTGGGGAAGCTGACAGGAATTTTTATAGTCAGGAAGAAGTAACCTGGCTAAAAAAAGCATTAAACGACACTACTAAAATATGTATCCTGTTTTCCCATGCTCCCGTTAACGATCAGTATTCAAAAATTTCACAGAACAAATATATCCATGATAT
The window above is part of the Bacteroidales bacterium genome. Proteins encoded here:
- a CDS encoding metallophosphoesterase, with product MMKHILILFLIFIVSSTNAGERTKFMIFADLHHDLIPDGEDRLQVVVKQALKQKADFIIDLGDFALPSSKSSDVREILDKYPAKVYHTLGNHDVDKNDKQTYVDYWNMPAPYYYFDTGSFRFIILDSNFFLDKDSIIKPYEKGNYGKVGEADRNFYSQEEVTWLKKALNDTTKICILFSHAPVNDQYSKISQNKYIHDIIIHARDNGTRIAAVFGGHIHSDNYHQIDGVNYIQVNSISYIWGGSKFTNMERYPESIYREYPSLKYTIPFEKPLYAVVEICSSGKIKIKGTKSRYVQPEPDEKLLKEKPYPCSPVISDRKLTF